A stretch of the Filimonas lacunae genome encodes the following:
- a CDS encoding family 43 glycosylhydrolase, whose amino-acid sequence MKKQLLSILLPLLAGAGAQAQNPFITNQFTADPSARVFNNRVYVYPSHDIRCGPGQGRPNWFCMEDYHVFSSDNLTDWTDHGMIVSQDKTNWTAPTAYSMWAPDCVYRNGKYYFYFPAPAKDTTKGRGFSIGVAIADKPEGPFTPQPEPIANVRGIDPNVFIDKDGQAYLYWAGGNLYVAKLKENMLELDGAPVTIANLPTQGLKEGPWLFEHGGKYYLTYPHVRNKTESLEYAMGNTPMGPFTVTGVIMDESPTGCWTNHQSITEFKNQWYLFYHNNDLSPRFDKNRSIRADSLFFEKDGTIRKVIPTLRGVGLTKATSAIQIDRYSHISPSGASVALLDTVNTFAGWKTIFHNSEGWIQYNSVNFGSQPLKTLQARVVSATGATLEVRLDHAKGPVLAEVKVSGGNQWQVVTAPVKGKPSGVHHLVVSLKGQGSCEVDWLQLAL is encoded by the coding sequence ATGAAAAAACAACTTTTATCTATACTGTTGCCTTTGCTGGCAGGTGCCGGTGCGCAGGCGCAGAATCCTTTCATCACCAACCAGTTTACGGCCGATCCTTCTGCCCGCGTGTTCAACAACCGCGTATATGTATATCCTTCGCACGATATCCGTTGCGGACCAGGCCAGGGACGCCCTAACTGGTTTTGTATGGAAGATTACCATGTATTCTCTTCTGATAATCTTACGGACTGGACAGATCACGGTATGATTGTGAGCCAGGATAAAACCAACTGGACAGCACCCACCGCTTACAGTATGTGGGCGCCGGACTGTGTGTATCGCAACGGTAAGTATTACTTCTATTTTCCGGCTCCCGCTAAAGACACTACCAAAGGCAGAGGTTTTTCCATTGGGGTAGCTATAGCCGATAAGCCCGAAGGCCCCTTTACGCCACAGCCGGAGCCGATAGCCAACGTACGTGGTATAGACCCCAACGTATTTATTGATAAAGATGGGCAAGCCTATCTATACTGGGCGGGGGGCAACCTGTATGTGGCTAAATTAAAGGAGAACATGCTGGAACTGGATGGTGCTCCTGTAACCATTGCTAACCTGCCTACGCAGGGCCTGAAAGAAGGGCCATGGTTGTTTGAGCACGGTGGTAAATACTATCTTACTTACCCGCATGTGCGCAACAAAACAGAAAGCCTGGAATATGCTATGGGCAATACTCCCATGGGGCCGTTTACCGTAACGGGTGTTATCATGGATGAATCGCCTACCGGTTGCTGGACCAATCACCAGTCTATTACCGAATTTAAGAACCAGTGGTATCTCTTCTATCACAATAATGACCTGTCGCCGCGTTTTGATAAAAACAGGTCTATCCGTGCAGATAGCCTGTTCTTTGAAAAAGATGGCACCATCCGCAAAGTAATACCTACTCTCAGAGGTGTAGGGCTTACCAAAGCCACCAGTGCTATACAGATAGACCGTTACAGTCATATCAGCCCCAGTGGCGCCAGTGTAGCCTTGCTGGATACAGTCAATACCTTTGCCGGCTGGAAAACTATATTCCATAACAGCGAAGGCTGGATACAATACAACAGTGTGAATTTTGGCAGCCAGCCACTCAAAACCCTGCAGGCGCGTGTGGTATCTGCCACCGGCGCTACACTGGAGGTAAGGCTGGATCATGCAAAGGGGCCGGTGTTGGCCGAGGTAAAAGTTTCCGGTGGTAACCAATGGCAGGTGGTAACTGCGCCTGTAAAAGGCAAACCATCCGGTGTACATCACCTGGTGGTAAGCCTGAAAGGGCAGGGCAGTTGCGAGGTGGACTGGCTACAGCTGGCATTGTAA
- a CDS encoding AAA family ATPase, with product MNIQRLVIRNFRNIGDDEVLFDLNSRFTVIIGVNGRGKSTILNALRVACGAFFLGIPDVKQKGGIKSEEIRQLEERGLLISVKPVKVEAYGTMAGTSEGIIWRRQIVKGSNSNSSTEADVGQIRQLGQQKYNEVTENRNDAVGLPVIALFGTSRAHGAGRASKTRIGRQLFKDGYQDWSEMKSTSFSYENWLKSYDILKEGGREYAHTKDAFFNALKKGNRYIEEVREVAGKLWLKVKLEDQISEFLPIELHSDGIRFYTEMIAELAYRCIVLNGYLDADAVTGSYGIVMIDELDLHLHPNWQKVVVQDLKNAFPHIQFVVTTHSPFIVQSLESSELINLDPVAGLDEDPQKYSIEEVAEQEMGVKNVERSTQFMEMQQAAATYFELVKGDAEPERIGRAKVLLDQLRIKYANDPAYVALLESELPKNTL from the coding sequence ATGAATATCCAGAGGCTGGTAATAAGAAATTTCAGAAATATTGGGGATGATGAAGTGTTATTTGATTTAAATAGCAGATTCACTGTCATTATTGGCGTAAATGGGAGAGGTAAATCAACTATCCTGAATGCATTGCGGGTTGCTTGCGGTGCATTTTTTCTGGGCATACCTGACGTTAAACAAAAAGGCGGTATTAAGAGTGAAGAGATCAGGCAATTGGAAGAGCGTGGGTTATTAATAAGTGTTAAACCTGTTAAAGTAGAAGCATATGGCACTATGGCTGGCACCTCCGAGGGTATTATATGGCGCAGGCAGATAGTAAAGGGAAGTAACAGCAATTCTTCCACTGAGGCAGACGTAGGACAGATAAGGCAGTTAGGTCAACAGAAATATAACGAAGTAACCGAGAATCGTAATGATGCGGTGGGGTTGCCGGTAATTGCCTTGTTTGGCACTTCCAGGGCGCACGGTGCAGGCAGAGCTTCTAAAACAAGAATAGGCCGACAGTTATTTAAAGATGGTTACCAGGATTGGAGTGAGATGAAATCTACCAGCTTTTCTTATGAAAACTGGTTAAAGTCTTACGATATATTAAAAGAGGGTGGCAGAGAATATGCACACACCAAAGATGCCTTTTTTAATGCATTGAAGAAGGGTAACCGGTATATAGAAGAAGTACGTGAAGTGGCGGGCAAGCTTTGGCTGAAGGTAAAACTGGAAGATCAGATCAGTGAGTTTTTACCTATTGAACTGCATAGTGATGGTATTCGTTTTTATACGGAAATGATTGCTGAGTTAGCTTACAGATGTATTGTTTTGAATGGATACCTCGATGCGGATGCGGTTACCGGTAGCTATGGTATAGTAATGATAGATGAACTCGATTTGCATTTGCACCCTAACTGGCAAAAGGTAGTGGTGCAGGATCTGAAAAATGCTTTTCCCCATATTCAATTTGTTGTTACCACGCATTCGCCATTTATAGTACAAAGCCTGGAAAGCAGCGAACTGATTAATCTTGATCCTGTGGCAGGTCTGGACGAAGACCCTCAAAAGTATAGCATTGAAGAAGTTGCAGAGCAGGAGATGGGGGTTAAAAACGTGGAACGGAGCACGCAGTTTATGGAAATGCAGCAGGCTGCCGCTACTTACTTTGAGTTGGTGAAAGGCGATGCTGAACCGGAGCGAATAGGCAGGGCTAAAGTATTGTTAGATCAGCTTCGTATTAAATATGCTAATGATCCGGCTTACGTGGCGCTGCTGGAATCTGAACTTCCTAAAAACACCCTGTAA
- a CDS encoding HNH endonuclease family protein, whose translation MRPVVKSVRTAGDGTPLEFKPHGDAKPDLCDEIGTFCSFCGKYNTRASLHIEHIHGKETMDATGNLKYPHLLYRWDNFLLCCNNCNGVKGTKDVQVLQPYLPHENNLLHFIDTLQGGYIQIRPGVTGIELQRTQAFVDLVGLDRIPGHPNYSLKDDRWENRMKADDIARRQLLKYTQPVPATDIETIVDLAGTTGFLNVWYHVFSAFDEVKEALICGFINSNGLYVHPFPGTHGDSFDRTNGFSTTARPK comes from the coding sequence ATGCGGCCAGTAGTTAAATCTGTTCGTACTGCAGGTGATGGCACACCATTAGAATTTAAACCGCATGGTGATGCAAAACCTGATTTGTGTGATGAAATCGGAACCTTCTGTAGCTTCTGCGGAAAATACAATACCCGTGCTTCACTTCATATTGAACACATTCACGGAAAGGAAACAATGGATGCTACCGGAAACTTAAAATACCCCCATTTGCTTTACAGGTGGGATAACTTTTTACTGTGCTGTAACAATTGCAACGGAGTAAAAGGAACCAAAGATGTTCAGGTTTTACAGCCTTACCTTCCACACGAAAACAATCTTTTACATTTTATAGATACATTACAGGGAGGCTATATACAAATACGGCCAGGCGTTACAGGTATAGAGCTTCAACGAACACAGGCTTTTGTTGATCTGGTAGGGTTAGACAGAATTCCCGGTCATCCCAACTACTCTTTAAAGGATGATCGTTGGGAAAACCGAATGAAAGCGGACGATATAGCCAGACGCCAGTTGCTGAAATATACACAGCCAGTACCAGCTACAGATATTGAAACGATAGTAGATCTGGCGGGAACAACCGGCTTCCTGAATGTATGGTATCATGTATTCTCTGCTTTCGATGAAGTGAAAGAAGCTTTAATCTGTGGTTTTATCAATAGTAATGGATTGTATGTTCATCCCTTTCCTGGTACACACGGCGATTCTTTTGATCGTACCAATGGGTTTAGTACCACTGCACGCCCAAAATAG
- a CDS encoding helix-turn-helix domain-containing protein yields MYFLFGLRSSLLLIFFTHLVVYAFLFWKRGIKQERLADRLLGTFLFLSALFIFPWMAGFAGWYDTQPYRDILFYTPFIHALCFGPLLYLYLKSLTNNGYRITRKDWLHFLPGGLYVLWSVVVAVTDKWIVKDYYLMNGYSDPDFDSWYSFTWSLSLLTYLIFAIRYYRQYITFSQYEFSFAYEAGFKWLRNFLYLFSMLTILLLSEQILSLFINLHYIRSWYYFFAFALMVYYMAITGYNTGPVPYIKLNFQPQLLLEYRAPLLLDYPQVTVSDQPEAMPEWMNEWKQLVMQLVEVEKVYTDPELTLTQLARQMNTNASLLSKVINTCFRQNFNDFINYYRVQETIRLMQSDAHRHLNLLVIAYEAGFNSKSTFNRAFKKVTGKTPGDYPQAAQRSE; encoded by the coding sequence ATGTACTTCCTGTTTGGCCTGCGCAGCTCTTTACTGCTTATCTTTTTTACGCACCTGGTGGTGTATGCCTTCCTTTTCTGGAAAAGGGGCATAAAGCAGGAGCGCCTGGCAGACAGGTTGCTGGGTACTTTTCTGTTTTTATCGGCCCTGTTTATATTCCCCTGGATGGCTGGTTTTGCCGGCTGGTACGATACGCAGCCTTACCGCGATATTCTGTTTTACACGCCCTTTATTCATGCACTGTGCTTTGGCCCGCTGCTGTACCTGTACCTGAAAAGCCTGACCAATAACGGGTACCGGATTACGCGTAAAGACTGGCTCCACTTTTTACCAGGCGGACTGTATGTGCTGTGGAGTGTGGTGGTCGCCGTTACAGATAAATGGATAGTGAAAGACTATTACCTGATGAACGGATACAGCGATCCGGACTTTGACAGCTGGTACAGTTTTACATGGTCGCTCAGTTTGCTTACCTACCTCATTTTCGCTATCCGTTACTATCGGCAATACATCACCTTTAGTCAATACGAGTTTTCGTTTGCCTATGAGGCCGGTTTTAAATGGCTGCGTAATTTTCTGTACCTGTTTAGCATGCTTACGATACTGCTGCTGAGTGAACAGATACTATCGCTGTTCATCAACCTGCACTATATCCGCTCCTGGTATTACTTTTTTGCCTTTGCGCTGATGGTGTATTACATGGCCATTACCGGCTACAATACCGGCCCTGTGCCCTATATCAAACTTAATTTTCAACCACAGCTGCTGCTGGAATACCGCGCGCCCCTGCTATTGGATTATCCGCAGGTGACAGTAAGTGACCAGCCGGAAGCAATGCCGGAATGGATGAACGAATGGAAGCAACTGGTGATGCAACTGGTGGAAGTTGAAAAAGTATATACCGACCCCGAACTGACCTTAACCCAGCTGGCCCGCCAAATGAACACCAATGCCTCCCTGTTAAGTAAAGTTATCAATACCTGCTTTCGGCAGAATTTCAACGATTTTATCAACTACTACCGCGTACAGGAAACCATTCGCCTGATGCAAAGCGATGCGCACCGGCACCTGAACCTGCTGGTGATTGCCTACGAAGCAGGGTTCAATTCCAAATCTACCTTTAACCGGGCTTTTAAAAAAGTAACCGGAAAAACACCGGGCGACTACCCGCAAGCAGCCCAACGGAGCGAATAG
- a CDS encoding glycoside hydrolase family 31 protein translates to MKWITVVLLGMIPAALCSQTYRSHTVTKDKVVITLTEGHLSLTPLTTKAIRVQWLKELPAEQQQFVLQYPQPVPAFTCRNTDTTLLVSTAAASVSFHKRTGILSFRDKNGKLLLNETANSRKLLTDSIDGEPCYRAEQGFATQENEYLFGLGQFQDGHYNLKNTTRKLIQVNTQIAIPFLYSSKGYGLLWHQYGLTWFNPADNIIALQKKDTAAGGKKEAEVTTTTGTQRVSQQQSVYTGSFTVPQEGDYTLMLDLGDMDNRHLVIVDGAACINQSNLWLPPAASKIIKLNAGTHTVQVVCKASNTPKLSFRTASNETIFRSPHARSLDYIVFTGKDADEVIAGYRQLTGEVPMLPLWAYGFWQCRERYTSGEHLVKTVQEFRNRHLPMDVIVQDWQYWGKYGWGVPKFDETHYPQPEQFIQQLHNLHARFNISVWENLDKKSDVAKPYLAQNLYIPNSPWVDMFNPAAAKTHWNALNTNLYSKGVDSWWMDATEPENDALAGKQTYLGPGNFYRLTYPLFVSKAVYEGQRNTDTTKRVAILTRSAFAGQQRYGTINWSGDIGWDWDTYKRQIVAGLNYHLTGMPYWTTDIGGFFRPGRNQYTDTTYHDILTRWFQWGCFNSIFRIHGYQTETEPWKYGDVVESRMRTMLQLRYRLMPYIYSAAWQVHHKGYTIMRPLVMDFAPDEKAVSQPYEYMFGNAFLVAPVTAPGIKDWNVYLPKGQPWYNFWTGKQYAGGQTINTDAPADKIPLYIKAGSIIPMGKPLEYTQPNATDTVEIRVYTGADGSFELYSDAGDGYAYEKGAYTTIPLYWNNRQQTLTIGKRQGSYPGMLQKQVFNIVWVQQAQGHDGAVTHMPVQTIVYTGKEINVRNSTVTK, encoded by the coding sequence ATGAAATGGATAACCGTAGTATTGCTGGGCATGATACCCGCTGCACTGTGCAGCCAAACCTACCGCAGCCATACCGTAACAAAAGATAAAGTAGTAATAACACTGACAGAAGGCCACCTGAGCCTTACGCCTCTTACCACTAAAGCCATACGTGTACAATGGCTAAAAGAGCTGCCTGCCGAACAGCAGCAGTTTGTGCTGCAGTACCCGCAACCCGTACCGGCCTTTACCTGTCGTAATACAGATACCACACTGTTAGTAAGCACGGCAGCAGCAAGCGTAAGCTTTCACAAACGCACCGGTATACTCAGCTTTCGCGATAAAAACGGAAAGCTGCTGCTGAACGAAACGGCAAACAGCAGAAAACTGCTGACCGACTCTATTGACGGCGAGCCCTGTTACCGTGCGGAGCAAGGCTTTGCCACACAGGAAAATGAATACCTGTTTGGCCTGGGCCAGTTTCAGGATGGGCATTACAACCTTAAAAACACTACCCGCAAGCTGATACAGGTAAACACCCAGATAGCCATTCCCTTTCTGTATTCCAGCAAGGGCTATGGCCTGTTATGGCATCAGTACGGGCTTACCTGGTTTAACCCGGCAGATAATATCATTGCCTTGCAGAAAAAAGATACTGCCGCCGGTGGCAAAAAAGAAGCCGAGGTAACCACTACCACCGGCACCCAACGTGTATCTCAACAGCAGAGCGTATACACCGGCAGCTTTACCGTACCGCAGGAAGGAGATTATACCCTGATGCTGGATTTGGGAGATATGGATAACCGCCACCTGGTAATTGTAGATGGTGCCGCATGTATCAACCAATCTAACCTTTGGCTGCCGCCTGCTGCAAGTAAAATAATAAAACTCAACGCTGGTACCCACACCGTACAGGTGGTATGCAAAGCCAGTAATACACCTAAGCTATCCTTTCGTACGGCCAGTAATGAAACCATATTCCGCTCGCCACATGCGCGGTCGTTAGATTATATAGTCTTCACCGGTAAAGATGCTGATGAAGTAATAGCCGGTTACCGCCAGCTGACAGGTGAAGTGCCTATGCTGCCCTTATGGGCTTACGGCTTCTGGCAGTGCCGGGAGCGGTATACCAGTGGCGAACACCTGGTAAAAACCGTACAGGAGTTTCGCAACCGCCACCTGCCCATGGATGTAATTGTGCAGGACTGGCAATACTGGGGCAAATACGGCTGGGGTGTGCCTAAGTTTGATGAAACCCATTACCCCCAACCCGAACAGTTTATACAACAACTGCATAACCTCCACGCCCGCTTCAACATATCCGTATGGGAGAACCTGGATAAAAAGTCGGATGTGGCAAAGCCTTACCTGGCGCAGAACCTGTACATACCCAACAGCCCCTGGGTAGATATGTTTAACCCCGCAGCCGCTAAAACACATTGGAATGCATTAAACACCAACCTGTACAGCAAAGGGGTGGACAGCTGGTGGATGGATGCCACCGAACCGGAAAACGACGCCCTTGCCGGCAAACAAACCTATTTGGGCCCCGGTAACTTTTACCGCCTTACCTACCCCCTGTTTGTAAGCAAAGCCGTATACGAAGGTCAGCGAAACACAGATACCACCAAACGCGTAGCCATACTCACCCGCTCCGCCTTTGCCGGCCAGCAACGCTACGGCACTATAAACTGGAGCGGTGATATTGGCTGGGACTGGGATACCTATAAACGCCAGATCGTTGCCGGACTCAACTACCACCTTACCGGTATGCCTTACTGGACAACCGACATCGGCGGCTTCTTCCGCCCCGGCCGCAACCAGTATACCGATACCACTTATCACGATATACTTACCCGCTGGTTTCAATGGGGTTGTTTCAATTCCATCTTCCGCATACATGGCTACCAGACAGAAACAGAGCCCTGGAAATATGGTGATGTGGTGGAAAGCCGCATGCGCACCATGTTACAGCTACGCTACCGCCTGATGCCTTACATATATTCCGCCGCATGGCAGGTACACCACAAAGGCTACACCATCATGCGCCCGCTGGTAATGGATTTTGCACCCGACGAAAAAGCGGTATCACAACCTTATGAGTACATGTTTGGCAATGCCTTCCTGGTAGCACCGGTTACCGCGCCCGGCATAAAAGACTGGAACGTTTACCTGCCCAAAGGACAGCCCTGGTATAACTTCTGGACAGGCAAACAGTATGCAGGTGGGCAAACCATCAACACCGATGCCCCTGCCGATAAAATTCCGCTGTACATAAAAGCAGGCTCCATTATACCCATGGGCAAACCCTTGGAGTACACACAGCCCAATGCCACCGACACCGTGGAGATACGGGTATATACCGGCGCAGATGGCAGCTTTGAGTTATATAGTGATGCCGGCGACGGTTATGCCTATGAAAAGGGCGCTTATACCACCATACCCCTGTACTGGAATAATCGGCAGCAAACGCTTACCATAGGCAAACGCCAGGGCAGCTATCCCGGCATGCTGCAAAAACAGGTGTTTAATATTGTTTGGGTGCAGCAAGCACAGGGGCATGATGGAGCAGTAACCCATATGCCTGTCCAAACAATTGTGTATACGGGGAAAGAAATAAATGTAAGAAACAGTACCGTAACAAAATAG
- a CDS encoding outer membrane beta-barrel family protein — protein MKFGLLGITLLLTLAVQAQLSGTVTDEKNQPLSGVTLRLYTSADSVVQQTTRTNATGYFQMPQQAHTYLEIQYTGYQLHRISNPTGNLGRIVLIPQPNWLNGITVKARLPFVQQGTDRTVISINSQVLKLADNALDVIRLAPGLTVSDNEDAIALSGKDAVLVMINDKPVRLSSRDLVKLLKSMPANSLSQLEVMSNPSAKYDVTGNTALLNIKTRQNVIRGLTGNLDASTSQGIHNMGDVSGLFNYGTPKLAVSTYLGWHYGTYQTQYHKETLLNSNLLAQQNTSLDKWRDPVVRVTAEYHLNSRQTIGGLVEREVSTNKGSYETNSQIAGQQANTYAYNPNKRYWTTFNLNYRYADTTGNEFTADIDRAGYTKEDTSRIATDAQSLLQYITHTVITITTVKADYTHNWKHNWKMEGGVKLSSVNTDNRFTQSDVPGNDYFVYKEKVNSAYANLSKNYRRWGWQLGVRIEQTHVKGTGTDAAGTHFQQPDSAYTNWLPALYISWQPLSGQHLRLSLNQRMKRPDYTDLQPFTYQTDPYHYQTGNPLLQAQKNTSAELSYTYKEKFTLTAAYTHTGNYFNPVQYRKGDITYQTTQNAGTMNNWDINLNYPVTIRKWWTMVNKASGFYNHFRGQLFGGMLDNGQWSYTASTSQRFTLPAKLQLQLSARYASPATNLIYRQGSNANISLGLSRKLFHNQGSVGISVSDIFHTQRNITTVHFGSLQYTSYSTWESRRINLRFNWRFGNNKIPQTQDRETSNSDEKSRSGK, from the coding sequence ATGAAATTTGGGTTGTTGGGAATAACGCTTTTATTAACCCTGGCTGTGCAGGCACAGCTAAGTGGAACAGTAACGGATGAGAAAAACCAGCCGCTGTCAGGCGTAACCCTGCGGCTGTATACAAGCGCCGATTCGGTGGTACAGCAAACCACCCGCACCAATGCTACCGGTTACTTTCAGATGCCGCAGCAGGCCCATACCTACCTGGAAATACAATATACCGGCTACCAGCTGCACCGGATTAGCAACCCCACAGGCAACCTGGGCCGCATTGTACTGATCCCGCAACCCAACTGGCTGAACGGGATAACCGTAAAAGCCAGGTTGCCCTTTGTGCAGCAGGGCACCGACCGCACGGTGATTAGTATAAACAGCCAGGTGCTGAAACTGGCCGATAACGCGCTGGATGTGATAAGACTGGCACCGGGGTTAACCGTTTCCGATAACGAAGATGCGATTGCCCTGAGTGGCAAAGATGCCGTGCTGGTAATGATTAACGACAAACCGGTTCGGTTAAGCAGCCGCGACCTGGTAAAGCTGCTCAAATCTATGCCCGCTAACTCGCTCAGTCAGCTGGAAGTAATGAGTAATCCCTCCGCCAAATACGATGTAACCGGCAATACCGCCCTGCTGAACATCAAAACCCGGCAGAACGTAATACGCGGCCTCACGGGCAACCTGGATGCCTCTACCTCGCAGGGCATCCATAACATGGGCGATGTATCGGGCCTTTTCAATTACGGCACCCCCAAACTGGCAGTGAGTACCTATCTGGGATGGCATTACGGCACGTATCAAACACAGTATCACAAAGAAACGCTGTTAAACAGCAACCTGCTGGCACAACAGAACACCAGCCTGGACAAATGGCGCGACCCGGTAGTACGTGTAACAGCGGAATACCACCTTAACAGCCGGCAAACCATTGGCGGACTGGTAGAGCGGGAAGTAAGCACCAATAAAGGCAGTTATGAAACCAACTCGCAAATAGCCGGGCAGCAAGCCAATACCTACGCCTATAACCCCAACAAACGTTACTGGACTACCTTCAACCTCAACTACCGCTATGCAGATACTACCGGCAATGAGTTTACGGCAGATATTGACCGGGCAGGTTATACCAAAGAAGATACCAGCCGCATTGCCACAGATGCACAAAGCCTTTTGCAATACATAACGCATACGGTGATCACCATTACCACGGTGAAAGCCGATTACACGCACAACTGGAAACACAACTGGAAAATGGAAGGCGGCGTAAAGCTATCCTCTGTAAACACCGACAACCGTTTTACCCAAAGCGATGTGCCGGGCAATGACTATTTTGTATACAAGGAAAAAGTAAACAGCGCCTACGCCAACCTGTCTAAAAACTATCGTAGATGGGGCTGGCAATTAGGCGTGCGGATAGAGCAAACGCATGTAAAAGGAACCGGCACAGATGCCGCCGGCACGCATTTTCAGCAGCCGGACTCTGCTTATACCAACTGGTTGCCTGCCCTATACATCAGCTGGCAACCCTTATCCGGCCAGCACCTGCGGCTATCGCTGAACCAGCGCATGAAAAGACCGGATTATACCGACCTGCAACCGTTTACCTATCAAACCGATCCCTATCATTACCAAACCGGCAACCCGTTGTTGCAGGCGCAAAAGAATACCAGCGCGGAATTGAGTTATACCTATAAAGAAAAATTCACCCTTACGGCAGCCTATACGCATACCGGTAATTATTTCAACCCCGTACAGTACCGTAAAGGAGATATTACCTACCAGACCACGCAGAATGCCGGTACTATGAACAACTGGGATATCAACCTGAATTACCCCGTAACCATCCGCAAATGGTGGACAATGGTAAATAAAGCTTCCGGTTTCTACAACCATTTCAGGGGGCAGCTTTTCGGGGGCATGCTGGATAACGGGCAATGGAGCTATACCGCCTCTACCAGCCAGCGCTTTACACTACCCGCCAAACTACAGCTTCAATTGAGCGCCCGGTATGCTTCCCCGGCCACAAACCTGATTTATCGCCAGGGAAGTAATGCCAATATCAGCCTGGGTTTGAGCCGTAAATTGTTTCATAACCAGGGCAGTGTTGGTATATCGGTAAGCGATATATTCCATACCCAGCGCAATATCACTACTGTTCACTTCGGCAGTTTGCAATATACCAGTTACAGCACCTGGGAAAGCAGGCGTATAAACCTTCGTTTTAACTGGCGCTTTGGCAACAACAAAATACCGCAAACACAAGACCGCGAAACCAGCAACAGCGATGAAAAAAGCCGTAGTGGTAAATAA